The following nucleotide sequence is from Diospyros lotus cultivar Yz01 chromosome 3, ASM1463336v1, whole genome shotgun sequence.
TTAGGGCACTTTAATATTCTTCCAGGACCATAATTAGTTGAGCGTTCAGAAGCCACCATATCATCCTTACTGCAACTGAAATAATCAAAACCTGCTGAAGGGAAAGAAGGTGGTGCATCCTTCAAACTGGATGATGATCCATGGTAAAACCTGTTACCATTAGGTAGAACACTTCTGAAGCCAGGCTTTGACCCAGAACTGCTATTAAGAAGGCATTTATCCACAAAAATCTCATGACGTTGACCAGATAATTGAGAAGTCCTACTCGAGGTACCAAGTGAATGTAGAGATGAGTGTTGTTGAATTGATGCAAATTTCTGCCCCAAGCACCGACTTGGCTTTCCCCATGTTGAGATATGGGGCCAAGCATTGTCAAAATCAGAGGCATGAACCATTGGATAGGCATTGGGTAAATGGGAAGCCAAAACTGGTTCCAGATGGTTAAAAGTAGAGTGATCATGACTGCTTTCAGAGAGCTCTAGACCATTAACTGTTCCCTCACTCCATAGCTCTCGCCTTCTATGATCAGATGGAAGAGTCCCTAGAGGTTGATGAAGCTTGTTAAGTGTAGGATGCGCGGGCTGGGAAGACATAAGTGAGTTATGTGGCTGGGAACCTTGAGAAATAGAATTTAGATGGGTTTTACTATGTCCTGAACATAGAGAAAGGATAAAACATCATTAGAACTAGTccatgaaaaataagaaaaaaaccTTTGCACACATGATTGCTACCACAAATTCTGAAGTATTTCTAAAAGTATGTGACAAGACAGATCATAGATGAGTGTGCCCTGGGAACATACATGATAAAACCAGAATATCACTCTTTCTCCGACTAAAACGTTTGTAGACATGATTGCTACCACAAATTCTGAACCATCCCTAAAAGTGTGTGGCAAGAAAGACTATAGATTAGTGTGAACTAGAAACTTACATGATAAAACCAGAATATTACACTTTCCCTGATTACAACTAAGAATGTGCCAAAAAACATAACTACTTAAAATCTTTTGATTGTCaagactttttttaaatttgatcttAAGAACCTCCAACCACTTATGTAGGAGAAATAAAAAGACCCAATGTGTGCACATTCACCCCCCTGCCCCCTTCTGATGTTGGGAGGTGGGGTTATTATGGACTGCAGGAAAATGCTGATTTAAATTGCAAGGCCAACTTAAGGTCATTTTTCAGAGTCAAGAAAAGTCCTTACCTGCTTCAGGCATATTAAACAACCActctcttccatttcctctATTCTCAACATGTGGATAACTGCAAGTCCCACTATTGCTTCCTTGTTGGGAGTTCTGCAAAATTTCTTTGGGCAAACCTAGAAGAAACTGTGACTTCGATTTAGCAGCTTTATCCAGGTTTTCAGTTTCTGCATGACAGGCAGCAGGATCcaaaaaatcaatggaggtGGGACGAGTCGGTTCTTCAAACTGAATGGGCTCATTCAAATCAGCCAACCCAACAGAGTCCCTATAACATGAACCAGATCTTGAAGCATCCCCATCACAGTTGGTCTTTGCACTTTCTCCAAGACACAACTTTACACTGCTTTCAGAAGCCATCTTATGATTTCTACTTCTGTGATAACTTGAAACGTCAGACATTCTATTCTCTGGGGACTGTTCCCCTTCTGTATCAAGATACACGTCAGCTGGGAGTTGAAGATCAAACAACTTTTTCCTAACCTTTGAGGGTCTAGTCTCCAATATCTCACAATCCATTGAACTGCATCCGTTATGAGATGGAAGCTGACCAGTTTGTGTGTTGTTCCCCTTTGAACAACTAGGGGGAGAACTAATGATCTCTGCACCAGAAACAGATGGCCTAGCAGAAACCGAGTTTGTTAAAGGGAAGCTTGTTTTATGCCATTTCCAAACATCTTCAGATGGTATTTTAGACAACATTGGGATTGAAGATGATGATGTCTCTATTTGTATCTGATGCTTGTATAGttctttcattttaatttcatcCATCATCTCTCTCTGCACCTTGTACAGGCGGTGGAGTTCAAGCACCTGGGTGACAAGAAGTAATTGAAACAATTAACATTTTACAGAAAGATTGAAGCATTTTACCTAACAAAGGCCAACAGAACCTCAACATCATCCAGACCAAATCAAGGGCTTTACGACCAAAAGTAAACTAGAAATAGTTGGTTGCATCGAAATAATGATTTACTCAAATGCAGAGTTGTAGACAACTAGGATTGGAACTACCTGTTGCTTGAATACTGCCTCATGCTCAAGCATTTTCTGCTTTAGTGCATCCTTATCACCCCCTGGATATGTGCTTGTGATGTTCCTAGGCAAGAAACCATTGTAGCATTGTCCATTCCCTAAGGTTTTGCCTCCACATAGGGGCCAGTTACTGCTACTTGAATCCTCGTTAAGATTCCTCATGGAGTAATATCCAGGCAGGTAGCTTTTGCTGTGCAGTTTTGTTCCCATTCCTGCCAATCAAAAATCAAGTAAAGTTTACTTAAGTCTTAATACTTGGTGAGGTATAAGCTCTAGTTCTAaacatcaaaagaaaaataacaaacaacagagaaaattcaaaaaaaaaaaaatcaatggcaTCAATGTTGGTGGTACTGTTTCAATTGAATCTCCAAAAGCACAATAACTAGAGACACAGTGAAGTCAACATCATCCAAtcagaaacaagaaaaactagGAAACTGACCCTCTCACTGCACTTTTTCTCATCCAACTTCTCAAATTTAACTTTGTTTTGATGGACCATAAAAGCTATCGCATTATCCAAAGAAGACACATATCTATGTGCAGCTTTaataggaggaggagaaaatTGGCACGTTGTTATCTATGATACAAcatcttttcaatattttatcaAGTTACAAGGGATTTCATTTCATGGCACCATCACTCCAGCTGAGACTTacaatttagttatttttcttttaccataCATTTCACAAACTGTTCCAAGTATTTTGACATTTAATCCTTCAAAATGCAAGATTCAGGTAGCTTTGAAAGATCTACATGTTTAGGATCAAGTTTTATACATGTTTCACAGAGTGATGATTTCTAACTGCATAAACCAATGTAAGTATATTCACCAATAACACTTCAGAATGGCTCCCTATACCATCAGTCagaatgagaaatgaaattatataaCTGCCCACTAATTGGGAAATTCATTTTACTTATAAATATTTGATATACCATGAAT
It contains:
- the LOC127797765 gene encoding uncharacterized protein LOC127797765, whose product is MGTKLHSKSYLPGYYSMRNLNEDSSSSNWPLCGGKTLGNGQCYNGFLPRNITSTYPGGDKDALKQKMLEHEAVFKQQVLELHRLYKVQREMMDEIKMKELYKHQIQIETSSSSIPMLSKIPSEDVWKWHKTSFPLTNSVSARPSVSGAEIISSPPSCSKGNNTQTGQLPSHNGCSSMDCEILETRPSKVRKKLFDLQLPADVYLDTEGEQSPENRMSDVSSYHRSRNHKMASESSVKLCLGESAKTNCDGDASRSGSCYRDSVGLADLNEPIQFEEPTRPTSIDFLDPAACHAETENLDKAAKSKSQFLLGLPKEILQNSQQGSNSGTCSYPHVENRGNGREWLFNMPEAGHSKTHLNSISQGSQPHNSLMSSQPAHPTLNKLHQPLGTLPSDHRRRELWSEGTVNGLELSESSHDHSTFNHLEPVLASHLPNAYPMVHASDFDNAWPHISTWGKPSRCLGQKFASIQQHSSLHSLGTSSRTSQLSGQRHEIFVDKCLLNSSSGSKPGFRSVLPNGNRFYHGSSSSLKDAPPSFPSAGFDYFSCSKDDMVASERSTNYGPGRILKCPNLVDVKPAKEMNLNIGLSKCSPNEVVTHQGLEIIDDEEPFKILPWLRAKPATKNEHTSIGRDSNSSGPSFLRAVSNQLSEKIDIVKGPNQLLTQKMTSASCDYEVQMKRNEVGDCLVNRKILGFPIFDNPCNPKNESSSLLSTSASLRCPAQGEDIKYESKNGVIDINLACDPESGSQIAEEELVVENDRDKKSSNFRNIDLNSCVSEDEVTVAPSVASTITNMKIAVEIDLEAPAVPETAEDILLVEHQKHNEVPMRSPQHKAEQPQDENVRTAAQAIVTISSSSHLSHVEITTCHSLEAPASDPLLWFVEIVSSWVGDLDKKSGTESKGKDGGDNEVSSSDEIDYFEAVTLKLTEIKEEEYMPKPLVPENLQVEEIGTISLPNRTRKGPARRGRQRRDFQRDILPGLASLSRHEVTEDLQTFGGLMRATGHPWQSGLMRRNGTRNGGARGRRRAVVDPAPAVAPSTVCTPLMEQLNNIEARLEDRSLAGWGKTPRRPRRQRCPAGNLPLVTLT